Proteins from one Cicer arietinum cultivar CDC Frontier isolate Library 1 chromosome 3, Cicar.CDCFrontier_v2.0, whole genome shotgun sequence genomic window:
- the LOC101514864 gene encoding regulatory-associated protein of TOR 1-like isoform X2, with product MALGDLMASRFSHSTVLVVPNHHDDSTATAFSSSASASAAAINDDNDFASVPHRRDSEFAAASSSSTAAYANAATTMAYLPQTVLFNELRHDAFELDLPAGPSDSGLVSKWRPKDRMKTGCVALALCLNISVDPPDVIKISPCARMECWIDPLSMQPQKALELIGKSLTSQYERWQPKARYKCQLDPTLDEVKKLCTTCRKYTKSERVLFHYNGHGVPRPTPNGEIWVFNKSYTQYIPLPISELDSWLKTPSIYVFDCSAAGLIVNSFIELHEWSAANSSGSPRDCIMLAACEAHETLPQSVEFPADVFTACLTTPIKMALRWFCTRSLLRDSFDYSLIDKIPGRPNDRKTLLGELNWIFTAVTDTIAWNVLPHDLFQRLFRQDLLVASLFRNFLLAERIMRSANCTPVSHPTLPPTHQHHMWDAWDMAAELCLSQLPKLVEDPNAEFQPSTFFTEQLTAFEVWLDHGSEHKKPPEQLPIVLQVLLSQCHRFRALVLLGRFLDMGPWAVDLALSVGIFPYVLKLLQTTTPELRQILVFIWTKILALDKSCQVDLVKDGGHIYFMKFLDSLEAYPEQRAMAAFVLAVIVDGHKRGQEACIESGLSHVCLKHLQSSSPNDSQTEPLFLQWLCLCLGKLWEEFTEGQTIGLQGHATSILAPLLSEPQPEVRASAVFALGTLVDVGFDSCRSVGGDEECDDDDKFRAEVSIVKSLLSVASDGSPLVRAEVAVALARFAFGHNKHLKSIAAAYWKPQTNSLMNSLPSLANIKDSGGGYPKQSQHMAHGNIVSPQIGPLRVGNDNSKVIRDGRVSSSSPLASSGIMHGSPLSDNSSHHSDSGILNDGFSNGVVNNIGPKPLDSALYSQCVLAMCTLAKDPSPRIGNLGRRVLSIIGIEQVVAKPSKPSGVRTTEATVSPTLARSSSWFDMNGGHFPLTFRTPPVSPPRPSYITGMRRVCSLEFRPHLMTSPDTGLADPLLGSGGASGTSDPSFLPQSIIYNWSCGHFSKPLLTAADDSEEVLARREEREKFALEHIVKCQHSAVSRLTNPIAKWDIKGTQTALLQPFSPIVIAADENERIRIWNHEQATLLNSFDNHDFPDKGISKLCLVNELDDSLLLAASSDGNIRIWKDYTLKGKQKLVTAFSSIHGQKPGVRSQNAVVDWQQQCGYLYASGEISSIMLWDLDKEQLVNTIPSSSSECSVSALAASQVHGGQFAAGFIDGSVRLYDIRTPEMLVCGLRPHTQRVEKVVGIGFQPGLDPGKLVSASQAGDIQFLDIRNHSSAYLTIEAHRGSLTALAVHRHAPIIASGSAKQLIKVFSLEGDQLGTIRYYPTLMAQKIGSVSCLNFHPYQLLLAAGAADACVCIYADDNTQAR from the exons ATGGCATTGGGGGATTTAATGGCATCACGTTTTTCCCATTCAACTGTACTCGTCGTTCCGAATCACCACGACGATTCCACTGCTACTGCTTTTTCCTCATCCGCTTCCGCTTCCGCCGCCGCCATAAACGATGATAACGATTTCGCTTCAGTTCCTCACCGCCGTGATTCCGAATTCGCCGCCGCAAGTAGTAGTAGTACCGCCGCTTATGCTAATGCCGCCACTACCATGGCGTATCTACCACAGACGGTTTTGTTTAATGAACTCCGTCACGATGCATTTGAACTTGACCTTCCCGCTGGTCCCTCCGATAGTGGTCTTGTCTCGAAATGGCGACCCAAGGATAGA ATGAAGACAGGATGCGTAGCTCTAGCATTATGTTTAAACATTAGTGTTGATCCACCGGATGTAATAAAGATATCCCCTTGTGCCAGAATGGAGTGCTGGATAG ATCCTTTAAGTATGCAACCACAAAAGGCATTAGAGTTAATTGGGAAATCGTTGACCAGTCAGTACGAAAGATGGCAACCAAAG GCACGCTATAAGTGTCAACTTGATCCAACATTGGATGAGGTGAAAAAGCTTTGTACTACATGTCGTAAATATACAAAGTCAGAAAGAGTTTTGTTCCATTACAATGGGCATGGTGTGCCTAGGCCAACTCCTAATGGTGAAATTTGGGTCTTCAATAAG AGCTATACACAGTATATCCCCTTACCAATCAGCGAACTCGATTCCTGGCTGAAGACCCcatcaatttatgtttttgattGCTCTGCGGCTGGTTTGATTGTGAATTCCTTCATTGAG CTTCACGAATGGAGTGCTGCTAACTCTTCCGGATCCCCAAGGGATTGCATTATGCTTGCAGCATGTGAAGCACATGAGACTTTGCCCCAGAGTGTAGAATTCCCAGCTGATGTATTTACAGCCTGTCTTACAACACCTATAAAGATGGCATTGCGATG GTTTTGTACTCGGTCATTACTTCGCGATTCGTTTGATTATTCGCTTATAGACAAGATCCCTGGCCGTCCAAATGACCGAAAGACACTTCTGGGTGAATTGAATTGGATTTTTACAGCAGTAACTGATACAATTGCCTGGAATGTTCTTCCTCACG ATCTTTTTCAGAGACTGTTCAGACAGGACTTGCTTGTTGCAAGTTTGTTTCGAAATTTCCTGCTTGCTGAGCGAATTATGCGTTCTGCAAATTGTACTCCCGTCTCTCATCCAACGTTACCACCAACCCATCAACATCATATGTG GGATGCGTGGGACATGGCTGCCGAGCTCTGCCTTTCTCAACTTCCTAAATTAGTTGAGGATCCTAATGCAGAATTTCAG CCTAGTACATTTTTCACTGAGCAGTTAACTGCATTTGAAGTTTGGCTTGACCATGGTTCTGAGCATAAGAAACCACCAGAACAGTTGCCTATAGTTCTTCAG GTTTTACTTAGTCAATGCCATCGATTTCGTGCCTTAGTACTACTTGGAAGATTCCTTGATATGGGTCCATGGGCTGTGGATCTG GCATTATCTGTTGGAATCTTCCCCTATGTTCTGAAGCTGTTGCAAACAACCACACCAGAACTACGTCAGATTCTTGTATTCATATGGACAAAAATTCTTGCACTTGATAAG TCATGTCAGGTTGATCTAGTGAAGGACGGAGGTCATATCTATTTTATGAAGTTTCTTGATAGCTTGGAAGCCTACCCAGAGCAACGTGCAATGGCTGCATTTGTTTTGGCTGTGATTGTGGATGGTCATAAAAGAGGCCAAGAAGCTTGTATTGAATCTGGTTTGAGCCATGTCTGCTTAAAGCACCTTCAGAGTTCATCTCCTAATGATTCACAAACTGAGCCCCTTTTCCTTCAGTGGCTTTGCCTGTGTCTTGGGAAATTGTGGGAAGAGTTCACAGAGGGGCAGACAATTGGTTTGCAGGGACATGCAACTTCTATATTGGCTCCTCTACTGTCTGAACCCCAGCCAGAG GTTAGGGCATCTGCCGTTTTTGCACTGGGTACCCTTGTCGATGTCGGATTTGATTCATGTAGAAGTGTTGGGGGAGATGAAGaatgtgatgatgatgacaaGTTTAGGGCTGAAGTTAGTATAGttaagagtttgttgagtgTTGCTTCAGACGGGAGTCCATTGGTGAGGGCAGAGGTAGCAGTTG CTCTAGCACGCTTTGCTTTTGGCCACAACAAGCACCTGAAATCAATTGCTGCTGCATATTGGAAGCCTCAGACTAATTCTTTGATGAACTCCTTACCTTCATTGGCTAATATTAAAGATTCGGGTGGTGGATATCCTAAGCAGAGCCAACACATGGCTCATGGTAATATTGTTTCACCTCAAATTGGCCCTCTAAGGGTTGGGAATGACAATTCTAAAGTAATTCGAGATGGGCGGGTCTCTTCTAGCAGTCCTCTCGCTAGTTCTGGAATCATGCATGGATCCCCATTGTCTGACAATTCATCTCATCATTCTGATTCTGGAATACTGAATGATGGTTTCAGCAATGGAGTGGTTAACAACATTGGGCCGAAGCCTTTGGACAGTGCATTGTATTCACAGTGTGTACTTGCTATGTGTACTTTGGCAAAAGATCCATCTCCGCGGATTGGGAACCTTGGTCGTCGGGTACTGTCCATAATAGGTATTGAACAAGTGGTAGCAAAACCATCAAAGCCTTCTGGTGTTCGGACTACTGAAGCTACCGTTTCTCCTACCCTCGCTCGCTCGTCTTCTTGGTTTGATATGAATGGCG GACACTTTCCACTGACGTTCAGAACTCCTCCAGTTAGTCCTCCTCGCCCAAGTTATATAACTGGAATGCGTAGAGTATGTTCGTTGGAGTTTAGGCCTCACCTGATGACGTCCCCAGACACTGGATTAGCTGACCCACTTTTAGGATCTGGGGGAGCTTCTGGGACTTCTGATCCCAGTTTTCTTCctcaatcaattatatataattgGAGTTGTGGGCACTTCTCCAAACCACTTTTAACTGCTGCAGATGATAGCGAAGAAGTATTAGCTAGAAGAGAAGAGAGGGAAAAATTTGCATTGGAGCACATAGTGAAATGCCAGCACTCTG CTGTTAGTAGGTTAACAAATCCAATTGCCAAATGGGACATAAAGGGTACACAAACAGCATTGCTGCAACCTTTCTCTCCTATAGTGATAGCTGCTGATGAGAATGAACGTATCAG GATATGGAACCACGAACAGGCAACACTACTTAATAGTTTTGATAATCATGATTTTCCTGACAAAGGAATTTCTAAGCTCTGCTTGGTGAATGAGCTTGACGATAGCTTGCTTCTTGCTGCTTCAT CTGACGGAAACATTCGGATTTGGAAAGACTATACTCTGAAAGGGAAGCAGAAGCTCGTCACTGCATTCTCTTCAATTCATGGTCAAAAACCTGGTGTAAGGAGTCAGAATGCAGTTGTTGATTGGCAACAGCAATGTGGTTATCTG TATGCATCTGGTGAGATATCCTCAATAATGCTGTGGGATCTTGATAAAGAGCAGCTTGTTAATACTATACCTTCTTCATCATCGGAGTGCAGTGTCTCAGCGTTG GCTGCTTCTCAAGTTCATGGCGGACAGTTTGCAGCTGGTTTTATAGACGGGTCTGTAAGACTTTATGATATCAGAACACCTGAAAT GCTCGTATGTGGATTACGGCCACACACACAGAGAGTGGAAAAAGTAGTGGGGATTGGCTTTCAACCTGGGTTAGACCCTGGAAAG TTGGTTAGTGCTTCTCAGGCCGGGGATATCCAATTCCTTGATATAAGAAATCATAGCAGCGCCTATCTCACCATTGAAGCTCACAGGGGTTCCCTGACGGCTTTGGCAGTACATAGACACGCTCCAATCATTGCCAGTGGTTCTGCCAAACAACTCATTAAAGTTTTCAGTCTGGAGGGCGATCAATTGGGCACCATTCGTTACTATCCTACTCTAATGGCCCAGAAAATTGGTTCAGTAAGCTGCCTCAATTTCCACCCATATCAATTACTACTTGCTGCTGGTGCTGCAGATGCATGCGTGTGCATCTATGCCGATGACAACACTCAAGCAAGATGA
- the LOC101514864 gene encoding regulatory-associated protein of TOR 1-like isoform X1, translating to MALGDLMASRFSHSTVLVVPNHHDDSTATAFSSSASASAAAINDDNDFASVPHRRDSEFAAASSSSTAAYANAATTMAYLPQTVLFNELRHDAFELDLPAGPSDSGLVSKWRPKDRMKTGCVALALCLNISVDPPDVIKISPCARMECWIDPLSMQPQKALELIGKSLTSQYERWQPKARYKCQLDPTLDEVKKLCTTCRKYTKSERVLFHYNGHGVPRPTPNGEIWVFNKVQISNESYTQYIPLPISELDSWLKTPSIYVFDCSAAGLIVNSFIELHEWSAANSSGSPRDCIMLAACEAHETLPQSVEFPADVFTACLTTPIKMALRWFCTRSLLRDSFDYSLIDKIPGRPNDRKTLLGELNWIFTAVTDTIAWNVLPHDLFQRLFRQDLLVASLFRNFLLAERIMRSANCTPVSHPTLPPTHQHHMWDAWDMAAELCLSQLPKLVEDPNAEFQPSTFFTEQLTAFEVWLDHGSEHKKPPEQLPIVLQVLLSQCHRFRALVLLGRFLDMGPWAVDLALSVGIFPYVLKLLQTTTPELRQILVFIWTKILALDKSCQVDLVKDGGHIYFMKFLDSLEAYPEQRAMAAFVLAVIVDGHKRGQEACIESGLSHVCLKHLQSSSPNDSQTEPLFLQWLCLCLGKLWEEFTEGQTIGLQGHATSILAPLLSEPQPEVRASAVFALGTLVDVGFDSCRSVGGDEECDDDDKFRAEVSIVKSLLSVASDGSPLVRAEVAVALARFAFGHNKHLKSIAAAYWKPQTNSLMNSLPSLANIKDSGGGYPKQSQHMAHGNIVSPQIGPLRVGNDNSKVIRDGRVSSSSPLASSGIMHGSPLSDNSSHHSDSGILNDGFSNGVVNNIGPKPLDSALYSQCVLAMCTLAKDPSPRIGNLGRRVLSIIGIEQVVAKPSKPSGVRTTEATVSPTLARSSSWFDMNGGHFPLTFRTPPVSPPRPSYITGMRRVCSLEFRPHLMTSPDTGLADPLLGSGGASGTSDPSFLPQSIIYNWSCGHFSKPLLTAADDSEEVLARREEREKFALEHIVKCQHSAVSRLTNPIAKWDIKGTQTALLQPFSPIVIAADENERIRIWNHEQATLLNSFDNHDFPDKGISKLCLVNELDDSLLLAASSDGNIRIWKDYTLKGKQKLVTAFSSIHGQKPGVRSQNAVVDWQQQCGYLYASGEISSIMLWDLDKEQLVNTIPSSSSECSVSALAASQVHGGQFAAGFIDGSVRLYDIRTPEMLVCGLRPHTQRVEKVVGIGFQPGLDPGKLVSASQAGDIQFLDIRNHSSAYLTIEAHRGSLTALAVHRHAPIIASGSAKQLIKVFSLEGDQLGTIRYYPTLMAQKIGSVSCLNFHPYQLLLAAGAADACVCIYADDNTQAR from the exons ATGGCATTGGGGGATTTAATGGCATCACGTTTTTCCCATTCAACTGTACTCGTCGTTCCGAATCACCACGACGATTCCACTGCTACTGCTTTTTCCTCATCCGCTTCCGCTTCCGCCGCCGCCATAAACGATGATAACGATTTCGCTTCAGTTCCTCACCGCCGTGATTCCGAATTCGCCGCCGCAAGTAGTAGTAGTACCGCCGCTTATGCTAATGCCGCCACTACCATGGCGTATCTACCACAGACGGTTTTGTTTAATGAACTCCGTCACGATGCATTTGAACTTGACCTTCCCGCTGGTCCCTCCGATAGTGGTCTTGTCTCGAAATGGCGACCCAAGGATAGA ATGAAGACAGGATGCGTAGCTCTAGCATTATGTTTAAACATTAGTGTTGATCCACCGGATGTAATAAAGATATCCCCTTGTGCCAGAATGGAGTGCTGGATAG ATCCTTTAAGTATGCAACCACAAAAGGCATTAGAGTTAATTGGGAAATCGTTGACCAGTCAGTACGAAAGATGGCAACCAAAG GCACGCTATAAGTGTCAACTTGATCCAACATTGGATGAGGTGAAAAAGCTTTGTACTACATGTCGTAAATATACAAAGTCAGAAAGAGTTTTGTTCCATTACAATGGGCATGGTGTGCCTAGGCCAACTCCTAATGGTGAAATTTGGGTCTTCAATAAG GTTCAAATCTCAAATGAG AGCTATACACAGTATATCCCCTTACCAATCAGCGAACTCGATTCCTGGCTGAAGACCCcatcaatttatgtttttgattGCTCTGCGGCTGGTTTGATTGTGAATTCCTTCATTGAG CTTCACGAATGGAGTGCTGCTAACTCTTCCGGATCCCCAAGGGATTGCATTATGCTTGCAGCATGTGAAGCACATGAGACTTTGCCCCAGAGTGTAGAATTCCCAGCTGATGTATTTACAGCCTGTCTTACAACACCTATAAAGATGGCATTGCGATG GTTTTGTACTCGGTCATTACTTCGCGATTCGTTTGATTATTCGCTTATAGACAAGATCCCTGGCCGTCCAAATGACCGAAAGACACTTCTGGGTGAATTGAATTGGATTTTTACAGCAGTAACTGATACAATTGCCTGGAATGTTCTTCCTCACG ATCTTTTTCAGAGACTGTTCAGACAGGACTTGCTTGTTGCAAGTTTGTTTCGAAATTTCCTGCTTGCTGAGCGAATTATGCGTTCTGCAAATTGTACTCCCGTCTCTCATCCAACGTTACCACCAACCCATCAACATCATATGTG GGATGCGTGGGACATGGCTGCCGAGCTCTGCCTTTCTCAACTTCCTAAATTAGTTGAGGATCCTAATGCAGAATTTCAG CCTAGTACATTTTTCACTGAGCAGTTAACTGCATTTGAAGTTTGGCTTGACCATGGTTCTGAGCATAAGAAACCACCAGAACAGTTGCCTATAGTTCTTCAG GTTTTACTTAGTCAATGCCATCGATTTCGTGCCTTAGTACTACTTGGAAGATTCCTTGATATGGGTCCATGGGCTGTGGATCTG GCATTATCTGTTGGAATCTTCCCCTATGTTCTGAAGCTGTTGCAAACAACCACACCAGAACTACGTCAGATTCTTGTATTCATATGGACAAAAATTCTTGCACTTGATAAG TCATGTCAGGTTGATCTAGTGAAGGACGGAGGTCATATCTATTTTATGAAGTTTCTTGATAGCTTGGAAGCCTACCCAGAGCAACGTGCAATGGCTGCATTTGTTTTGGCTGTGATTGTGGATGGTCATAAAAGAGGCCAAGAAGCTTGTATTGAATCTGGTTTGAGCCATGTCTGCTTAAAGCACCTTCAGAGTTCATCTCCTAATGATTCACAAACTGAGCCCCTTTTCCTTCAGTGGCTTTGCCTGTGTCTTGGGAAATTGTGGGAAGAGTTCACAGAGGGGCAGACAATTGGTTTGCAGGGACATGCAACTTCTATATTGGCTCCTCTACTGTCTGAACCCCAGCCAGAG GTTAGGGCATCTGCCGTTTTTGCACTGGGTACCCTTGTCGATGTCGGATTTGATTCATGTAGAAGTGTTGGGGGAGATGAAGaatgtgatgatgatgacaaGTTTAGGGCTGAAGTTAGTATAGttaagagtttgttgagtgTTGCTTCAGACGGGAGTCCATTGGTGAGGGCAGAGGTAGCAGTTG CTCTAGCACGCTTTGCTTTTGGCCACAACAAGCACCTGAAATCAATTGCTGCTGCATATTGGAAGCCTCAGACTAATTCTTTGATGAACTCCTTACCTTCATTGGCTAATATTAAAGATTCGGGTGGTGGATATCCTAAGCAGAGCCAACACATGGCTCATGGTAATATTGTTTCACCTCAAATTGGCCCTCTAAGGGTTGGGAATGACAATTCTAAAGTAATTCGAGATGGGCGGGTCTCTTCTAGCAGTCCTCTCGCTAGTTCTGGAATCATGCATGGATCCCCATTGTCTGACAATTCATCTCATCATTCTGATTCTGGAATACTGAATGATGGTTTCAGCAATGGAGTGGTTAACAACATTGGGCCGAAGCCTTTGGACAGTGCATTGTATTCACAGTGTGTACTTGCTATGTGTACTTTGGCAAAAGATCCATCTCCGCGGATTGGGAACCTTGGTCGTCGGGTACTGTCCATAATAGGTATTGAACAAGTGGTAGCAAAACCATCAAAGCCTTCTGGTGTTCGGACTACTGAAGCTACCGTTTCTCCTACCCTCGCTCGCTCGTCTTCTTGGTTTGATATGAATGGCG GACACTTTCCACTGACGTTCAGAACTCCTCCAGTTAGTCCTCCTCGCCCAAGTTATATAACTGGAATGCGTAGAGTATGTTCGTTGGAGTTTAGGCCTCACCTGATGACGTCCCCAGACACTGGATTAGCTGACCCACTTTTAGGATCTGGGGGAGCTTCTGGGACTTCTGATCCCAGTTTTCTTCctcaatcaattatatataattgGAGTTGTGGGCACTTCTCCAAACCACTTTTAACTGCTGCAGATGATAGCGAAGAAGTATTAGCTAGAAGAGAAGAGAGGGAAAAATTTGCATTGGAGCACATAGTGAAATGCCAGCACTCTG CTGTTAGTAGGTTAACAAATCCAATTGCCAAATGGGACATAAAGGGTACACAAACAGCATTGCTGCAACCTTTCTCTCCTATAGTGATAGCTGCTGATGAGAATGAACGTATCAG GATATGGAACCACGAACAGGCAACACTACTTAATAGTTTTGATAATCATGATTTTCCTGACAAAGGAATTTCTAAGCTCTGCTTGGTGAATGAGCTTGACGATAGCTTGCTTCTTGCTGCTTCAT CTGACGGAAACATTCGGATTTGGAAAGACTATACTCTGAAAGGGAAGCAGAAGCTCGTCACTGCATTCTCTTCAATTCATGGTCAAAAACCTGGTGTAAGGAGTCAGAATGCAGTTGTTGATTGGCAACAGCAATGTGGTTATCTG TATGCATCTGGTGAGATATCCTCAATAATGCTGTGGGATCTTGATAAAGAGCAGCTTGTTAATACTATACCTTCTTCATCATCGGAGTGCAGTGTCTCAGCGTTG GCTGCTTCTCAAGTTCATGGCGGACAGTTTGCAGCTGGTTTTATAGACGGGTCTGTAAGACTTTATGATATCAGAACACCTGAAAT GCTCGTATGTGGATTACGGCCACACACACAGAGAGTGGAAAAAGTAGTGGGGATTGGCTTTCAACCTGGGTTAGACCCTGGAAAG TTGGTTAGTGCTTCTCAGGCCGGGGATATCCAATTCCTTGATATAAGAAATCATAGCAGCGCCTATCTCACCATTGAAGCTCACAGGGGTTCCCTGACGGCTTTGGCAGTACATAGACACGCTCCAATCATTGCCAGTGGTTCTGCCAAACAACTCATTAAAGTTTTCAGTCTGGAGGGCGATCAATTGGGCACCATTCGTTACTATCCTACTCTAATGGCCCAGAAAATTGGTTCAGTAAGCTGCCTCAATTTCCACCCATATCAATTACTACTTGCTGCTGGTGCTGCAGATGCATGCGTGTGCATCTATGCCGATGACAACACTCAAGCAAGATGA